From Penicillium digitatum chromosome 5, complete sequence, one genomic window encodes:
- a CDS encoding Zinc finger, BED-type predicted — MSHNDFVDWWLETDYGRKSKLKWDSNRHTEIWNSYHQVAQGIDGAPKVMCKRCGKILEHPYTLSPNSTGKAQYHGTSTIQKHRKTAGCLRSEKGKKAEITNFLQREGEVSASIPFLQEDWEEDLLQFLTLNRLPFHLIEHPSFKRIINKARSAPSPPVIPSADTIRRRLGSLVKDRQQRILRFVR; from the exons atgtcacataacgattttgtggactggtggttagagactgactacgggaggaaaagcaagcttaaatgggattcgaaccgccatacagagatctggaatagctaccatcaggtagctcagggtattgatggcgcaccaaaggttatgtgcaagcgctgtgggaagatcctagagcatccttatacactaagcccgaacagcacaggcaaagcgcagtatcatggcacatcaaccatccagaaacatcggaaaacggctggttgtttacggtcggaaaaggggaagaaagcggagattacaaacttcctacaacgagag ggagaagtttcagcaagcatacccttcttacaagaagattgggaggaggatctcctccaatttcttactctcaaccggctcccattccatctgatcgagcatccatcattcaaacgcatcatcaataaagctcgttccgccccatcccctccagtgattccatctgccgataccatccgtcgccgattgggcagtctagtcaaagaccggcagcagcgtatccttc gctttgtcagatga
- a CDS encoding T-complex 11, whose translation MIRRNSDIEIQPDTGSTPLSPESVSDLDVDMLSEELALPLSLPPHIAARFYRKSSKARRSSASSRRSSVSSLNSHTSNGPSNGSPSVDHIAQHLRRTSILESRKARLADRALHAEKVRLRAALAKAVTRNLQYEERALAAQQARERLLADITAKCEDQVKRAKKKAEDQREKKAAEQARLRLEIAEKFAEAEKRRTLYRQTHRRQRTSSLPATEEKKMALKVTKSVTQDVAARKIQRVWRTHKAKMVMQQFQSLNLSVDRVRDMTFEEVGALLSNGKLLDAMTNVLRLCGLQDMEGGALGERGAVRTFLSSYLIVTHPKEVLSSNGDQEQDLIAKARELLVAFHQVMALLSSGCCSPSVITADLQTLCESHNVFFSAFHAWKSHDSSVLIEIMVAQFVELELIWQTVKNDKAGGAAEDYRLGIRQNQVLLLARLKRLAGPDRHMELIRDSLKKAKREKKRAAPKQAIPRSAETAPPTTDITQSVTSPLTESFNNIDTAVFQQLDMQRTSPHERFTKILTPLPENRELVHELLINKEFKIEEAPYTEPRRQIMKQMCDTMRKGVEAGNGTNWTVAMATVIQDRLLRSLRRGNSLYVVISEVLDPKLVQGQCEAGTFSYDNFFEFMNNILPRLCAPYRDPMVKAYIDDKSGDAIDRLARLMSIIDLLSLDQTNFLIQLAAPQLIEEAPGYEQRAFDRDVTDGTISLGKTRRFWRTHRKIIVDEMKKRDPEGVQGEPHPPSTRVYAQGLADIVLSNGVVSEDLVPDTLSLDRQRLERLHARAFQIVATASILLTAKNLLKRDARSQWKPEADRILSLDFNEIGPERVQSILESTHPMPPAASAQLAATIRRVLGPVATACLTAASHLAVVTSETPASDASVFSTDSNGSITSAPSFSDPVAKLILSRLRSHVLSRLSASSASERVRATTTASQNLAGAGMPEFVNEVGKLVEELEKVREVDWLCHRAIYEGLYEEGVQAQ comes from the coding sequence ATGATCCGTCGCAACTCCGATATCGAGATCCAGCCGGACACTGGTTCAACACCTCTTTCACCCGAATCTGTGAGCGATCTCGACGTTGATATGCTCTCTGAGGAGCTGGCACTTCCCTTGAGTCTCCCACCACACATCGCAGCCCGTTTCTACCGGAAAAGCAGCAAAGCCCGCCGTTCCTCTGCCTCATCTCGACGAAGCTCAGTGTCCTCCTTGAACTCCCACACTTCGAACGGGCCCTCAAATGGCTCACCCAGTGTGGACCATATTGCTCAACATCTCCGTCGCACGTCCATTTTGGAAAGCCGAAAGGCACGACTCGCTGATCGTGCATTGCATGCGGAGAAAGTGAGGCTGCGAGCCGCTCTGGCTAAAGCAGTTACTAGGAATCTACAATACGAAGAGAGGGCGTTGGCTGCCCAGCAGGCCCGGGAGCGTCTACTCGCCGATATAACTGCCAAGTGCGAGGATCAGGTCAAACgggccaagaagaaggccgAGGATCAACGGGAGAAGAAAGCGGCCGAACAAGCTCGCTTACGTCTGGAAATAGCGGAGAAGTTTGCAGAGGCAGAGAAACGGCGCACACTATATCGACAAACTCACCGCCGCCAGCGTACTAGCAGCTTGCCAGCCActgaggaaaagaagatggcACTAAAGGTCACTAAGTCGGTCACGCAGGATGTGGCTGCACGGAAGATCCAGCGCGTATGGAGAACTCATAAAGCGAAGATGGTTATGCAGCAGTTCCAGTCGTTGAACCTGTCGGTGGACCGAGTTCGTGACATGACCTTTGAAGAAGTTGGTGCTCTCCTTTCTAACGGCAAGTTGCTCGATGCGATGACGAACGTCCTCCGACTCTGTGGTCTGCAGGATATGGAAGGCGGAGCGCTGGGTGAGAGGGGTGCTGTACGCACATTCCTTAGCAGCTATCTCATTGTCACTCACCCAAAGGAAGTTCTGAGCAGCAACGGAGACCAGGAGCAAGATCTAATTGCCAAGGCTCGGGAGCTACTGGTAGCCTTTCACCAGGTCATGGCGCTGCTATCGTCAGGCTGTTGCTCTCCATCTGTGATCACGGCCGATCTCCAGACCTTGTGTGAATCACACAATGTTTTTTTCTCTGCTTTCCATGCTTGGAAGTCCCACGACTCCAGTGTACTGATTGAGATCATGGTTGCACAGTTTGTCGAATTGGAGTTGATTTGGCAGACGGTCAAGAATGACAAAGCTGGCGGTGCTGCGGAGGACTACAGACTGGGTATCCGACAGAACCAAGTCCTTTTGCTCGCCCGTCTGAAGAGACTTGCGGGGCCCGACCGACATATGGAACTGATCCGAGATTCACTGAAGAAGGCCAAGcgggagaagaagagggcTGCCCCCAAACAAGCTATTCCCCGGTCTGCTGAGACTGCTCCTCCAACAACGGACATTACGCAGAGTGTTACATCGCCTCTTACCGAGTCATTCAACAACATCGATACCGCTGTGTTCCAACAGCTGGACATGCAGCGGACATCTCCCCACGAGAGATTCACCAAAATCCTAACCCCTCTTCCTGAAAATCGGGAGCTGGTGCATGAACTTCTTATCAACAAAGAGTTCAAAATTGAGGAAGCACCGTACACTGAACCACGCAGACAGATCATGAAGCAGATGTGCGACACAATGAGAAAAGGGGTGGAAGCCGGAAACGGCACCAACTGGACTGTCGCCATGGCCACAGTGATCCAAGATCGCTTGCTGCGCTCACTTCGACGAGGCAATTCCCTTTACGTGGTAATTAGTGAAGTCTTGGACCCCAAACTGGTTCAGGGACAGTGTGAAGCTGGCACATTCTCCTATGATAACTTCTTTGAGTTCATGAACAACATCTTACCACGCCTATGCGCCCCTTACCGAGATCCTATGGTCAAGGCATACATTGATGATAAATCAGGGGATGCCATCGACCGGCTAGCTCGATTGATGAGCATCATTGATCTGCTATCACTTGACCAGACAAATTTTTTGATTCAGCTTGCTGCACCCCAGCTCATCGAAGAAGCCCCGGGTTATGAGCAGCGGGCATTCGACCGAGATGTCACAGACGGGACAATTAGCCTGGGCAAGACCCGAAGATTTTGGCGCACTCATCGCAAGATCATCGTTGATGAAATGAAGAAGCGAGACCCGGAAGGCGTCCAAGGAGAACCACACCCACCATCAACGCGAGTCTACGCCCAAGGCCTTGCCGACATCGTTCTAAGCAATGGGGTCGTGTCCGAGGATCTAGTTCCAGATACTCTGAGCCTCGATCGCCAACGACTTGAACGGTTGCATGCCAGGGCATTCCAAATTGTAGCGACTGCCTCCATCCTGTTGACAGCAAAGAACTTGCTCAAGCGAGACGCAAGGTCTCAATGGAAACCCGAAGCAGACCGGATCCTGTCTCTAGACTTCAACGAAATCGGCCCAGAGCGAGTACAGTCTATCCTGGAGTCGACGCACCCGATGCCACCCGCTGCGAGCGCTCAGCTCGCGGCTACGATCAGACGAGTCCTCGGACCCGTCGCCACGGCATGTCTCACCGCCGCATCTCATCTTGCAGTGGTGACTTCAGAAACCCCTGCCTCAGATGCATCCGTCTTCTCGACAGACTCGAATGGAAGCATAACTTCCGCGCCTAGCTTCTCGGACCCGGTGGCGAAACTCATCCTCTCCCGTCTTCGCAGCCATGTCCTGTCGCGTCTTAGTGCATCGAGTGCCTCTGAACGGGTACGGGCCACCACCACAGCCAGTCAAAATCTAGCTGGAGCGGGCATGCCAGAGTTTGTTAATGAGGTTGGGAAGTTGGTGGAGGAATTAGAGAAGGTCCGGGAAGTGGATTGGCTTTGCCATAGGGCAATTTACGAGGGTTTATATGAAGAAGGCGTTCAAGCACAGTGA
- a CDS encoding Zinc finger, CHY-type: MDGRNLQPEDTQPVTHNTPASIQNIAATIDGSFDPTHEIDIIVQPDNSSNLQASNPSEALNSSNEPQYITSAMFISEPRRSLDNAFDPEELTHSSLPADDGMGVLRSKIIAIRELRLTNAEKARMVHGLMTEGYNSARELPSTTGVVVFSTPSSLPSLGLPTNPQTLRASEINTSRPSSPYSESVPLYERTLTLTPEDLQPTFVPKAETESPELETGDEDRDIEEQEETTLGCAHYQRNVKLECYSCKKWYTCRFCHDAVESHPLVRRDTEHMLCMLCGHAQPAAQNCRQCNEQTAQYYCEICKLWDNDSKKSIYHCNDCGICRIGQGLGKDFFHCQTCSVCLPISIENTHRCIERSTQCDCPICGDYMFTSPDTVVVMRCGHSIHHKCLSEYSKSSYRCPLCSKTITNMESTFRNLDRTINSQPMPDEFKDTKGLIYCNDCGSKSVVKYHWLGLRCDLCESYNTAQLRILHGDMSSRPEEDAEEGGLPWPRSSSLIENDDSVSSSVAALNVNNTSVPHSRLSVPMPPEPVRQFSSYNITRGRAVSPVVSNYFGLPAERESEKSSSIPFFGGPSRGDNEDYGALNFLSKKLTDRYGLFGGEAKSTKNVLEAETEEEDVESSDSAESDGSHGTDDEEEEEDQDHIQIFGHQ, translated from the exons ATGGATGGCCGAAACTTGCAACCGGAGGACACTCAACCAGTGACCCACAACACACCCGCATCTATTCAAAACATAGCTGCGACCATAGACGGCTCATTTGATCCCACCCATGAAATCGACATCATCGTGCAGCCGGACAACTCATCGAATTTACAAGCTTCAAACCCCAGCGAGGCGCTGAACTCAAGTAATGAGCCACAATATATAACTTCAGCTATGTTCATCAGCGAGCCTCGGCGATCTTTGGATAATGCCTTTGATCCGGAGGAACTGACTCATTCTTCGCTTCCGGCGGATGATGGGATGGGAGTTCTAAGAAGCAAGATCATTGCAATCAGGGAATTGCGGCTCACCAATGCTGAAAAGGCGCGAATGGTTCATGGTCTAATGACCGAAGGTTACAATTCGGCTCGTGAGCTTCCAAGCACCACTGGCGTGGTGGTATTCTCAACTCCATCGAGCCTACCGAGCTTAGGGCTGCCAACAAACCCACAGACTCTCAGGGCCTCAGAGATCAATACTTCTAGACCGAGCTCACCATACTCCGAATCAGTTCCTCTATATGAAAGGACCTTGACTCTCACACCTGAAGATTTGCAGCCCACTTTCGTGCCCAAGGCAGAAACAGAATCACCAGAACTTGAAACTGGGGACGAAGACCGTGACatagaagaacaagaagagaCTACTCTAGGATGTGCGCATTATCAGCGCAATGTGAAACTCGAGTGCTACAGTTGCAAAAAATGGTATACCTGCCGCTTTTGCCATGACGCAGTGGAAAGCCACCCTCTCGTTCGTCGAGACACCGAACACATGCTTTGTATGCTATGTGGGCATGCACAGCCTGCAGCGCAGAACTGCAGACAGTGCAACGAGCAAACTGCACAGTATTATTGCGAGATTTGCAAGCTCTGGGATAACGACAGCaaaaagagcatctatcATTGCAACGATTGTGGTATCTGTCGAATTGGGCAGGGACTAGGAAAGGATTTTTTCCATTGCCAG ACATGCTCTGTTTGTCTTCCTATCAGTATTGAGAACACCCATCGCTGCATTGAACGCTCCACCCAGTGTGACTGTCCCATATGTGGCGACTACATGTTCACTTCTCCAGACACTGTCGTCGTCATGCGATGTGGCCACAGCATACACCACAAATGTCTCTCAGAGTACTCCAAAAGTTCCTACCGTTGTCCACTTTGCAGCAAGACCATCACCAACATGGAATCGACTTTCCGAAACCTGGATCgtaccatcaacagccagcCTATGCCCGACGAGTTTAAGGACACCAAAGGCCTTATTTACTGCAATGATTGCGGTTCAAAATCAGTTGTCAAATATCATTGGCTCGGCTTAAGATGTGATTT ATGTGAGTCGTACAATACAGCCCAACTTCGCATTTTGCATGGAGACATGTCTTCTCGGCCCGAGGAAGACGCCGAGGAAGGAGGTCTTCCTTGGCCTCGGTCATCTTCACTCATTGAAAACGATGACTCGGTGTCATCTTCCGTGGCAGCATTAAATGTCAATAACACATCGGTTCCTCATTCACGGCTCAGTGTCCCTATGCCCCCCGAACCCGTTAGACAATTCTCATCCTATAACATTACAAGAGGCCGTGCTGTCTCGCCCGTCGTCAGCAACTACTTTGGACTGCCAGCTGAGCGTGAATCAGAAAAATCTTCATCTATCCCCTTCTTTGGAGGTCCATCTCGTGGCGACAATGAGGACTATGGGGCATTGAATTTCTTGAGCAAGAAGCTTACAGACCGATATGGACTGTTTGGTGGTGAAGCTAAGTCAACTAAAAACGTATTGGAAGCTGAgactgaagaagaagacgttGAGTCTTCTGACTCGGCTGAATCGGATGGTTCTCATGGCACAgatgacgaagaggaagaggaagatcaagatcacatTCAAATATTCGGCCATCAATGA
- a CDS encoding Complex 1 LYR protein has translation MKVDQRAVVHAYRHLYRQGLKAIQYSTPSRHILLKSLRQSYRSSPSEDFDLVKINNTLRFLERATEVAGMEHKILKNLLLARYWEQGHLVRDSRVPRSLGLGHVENQLRTSVFDHYNLTLDRLNESLGTCLR, from the exons ATGAAGGTGGATCAACGAGCTGTGGTTCACGCATACCGTCATCTCTATCGACAGGGGCTGAAAGCGATTCAGTATTCGACGCCGAGTCGCCATATACTTCTAAAATCCTTGCGACAATCCTATCGTTCTTCTCCTTCCGAAGATTTTGATCTTGTCAAAATCAACAACACCCTCCGTTTTCTCGAACGAGCTACCGAGGTTGCGGGCATGGAACACAAGATCCTGAAAAATCTTCTGCTAGCTAGATATTGGGAACAAGGTCACCTTGTGAGAGACTCTCGCGT TCCACGGTCCCTGGGCCTCGGTCATGTAGAGAATCAATTGCGGACGAGCGTCTTTGACCATTACAATTTGACACTTGACCGTTTGAATGAGAGTTTAGGCACATGTCTCAGATGA
- a CDS encoding Heavy metal-associated domain, HMA yields MPEHQYKFNVTMTCSGCSGAVERVLKKLEGVKTFDVSLETQTVNVTTEPTLSYDNVLEKIKKTGKTVNSGEADGESKEV; encoded by the exons ATGCCTGAACACCAGTACAAGTTCAATGTGACTATGACCTGCAGCGGATGCTCCGGTGCCGTAGAGCGTGTCCTCAAAAAGCTGGAGG GTGTCAAGACCTTCGATGTCAGTCTCGAGACCCAGACAGTTAATGTCACCACCGAGCCTACTCTTTCCTACGACAACGTGTTGGAGAAGATTAAGAAGACCGGCAAGACTGTGAATAGCGGAGAGGCGGATGGGGAGAGCAAGGAGGTTTAA
- a CDS encoding RNA polymerase I-specific transcription initiation factor RRN6-like: protein MDEHHPSSALHYGHVGRAIYLPDEQDWIFTRSFARPPSIQYTGVTKTTIPSPFRPPKARPIPRVPEKNPRKVITNAHPDLAASWSSIRAEPLSKAVTTITEKYDPEISELFDIGYAVDQRRHDKRLRSVPIAVAVTGESRNVVSFRTLEEEILELSSPQKLAFRAPSISHIEMSEWSNCGAPVRQVHFARPLEEKPLFMAARLATMTTIFRPLYHWDPVPMHFPEDTMLGSTAPLKNSRLDANPIAQVLVSRTGGFSHADVTFNPWYQRQFAIVDTRGKWSVWEITGRQRLQQSTWAVELVKSGSLPLRDYKGKQGCPRVDGWASIEWIHNVGSVVVSNRRSAIIYAFTDNQIPPRTVELGMAKQSEWVLDVQRNPRKPSQFCVLTTTRISWFDVGALPSEDDTSLSLYPQVSWRHFRDPEDTTLRLSDIVVYQDLYLVLYSQITPLVQLFPSPFISNEYTECVSVPDPLVFDVSLLDERLPTKPESVVRFSRFVFREIAHSVSPLGRNFYNTHLPLIKLFWMDSAFAVHESTFKGPRGDPDEPDLFRENSVLRLRRRYAPTSYIRPTDDFLVNDWDESATKKTIVRRCKPKMSRFDPRSDLQWTLDFSGVYRIATGKLEVRRKRQKKRLRPRPRTLGGLMALLQSEMENGSKRPPGRTIVEMTGKRLLAEGLDESADDVKRLIAALVPEHADPDAHCRYMLLPVPSSNGSYGMPARLSGEADRDLLNTYDRMIDDWMSTLPCTISVQTRLMKEKLIRRVAADLILSRLIKISTSLDSVILSKPADPVEERAIQKANEKAAAQNKYQSSYFALLSSQTASQAKSRTFGSRRDTMPVQQSKYTAVPVLGGLSAFITFKTPRPTPRKVANLLSHWPVGTNPQNHTWDRIDDEEKRNLKRTSKNGRKKRSQTRDPTLPSTPTVPMVRAWGSQPVAPPRVNINSSQLDGMPMTQMERGVFGTRTVKKPKKKKKRQAGF from the exons ATGGATGAACATCATCCAAGCAGTGCTCTCCACTATGGGCACGTCGGACGAGCTATCTACCTTCCTGATGAGCAAGACTGGATATTTACTCGCTCTTTTGCTAGGC CCCCATCTATCCAGTATACGGGAGTCACCAAGACAACAATCCCATCGCCTTTTCGCCCACCCAAGGCTCGACCTATACCCAGAGTGCCCGAGAAAAACCCCAGGAAAGTGATCACAAACGCGCATCCCGATTTGGCGGCATCATGGTCCTCTATTCGCGCCGAACCTTTGTCGAAAGCTGTTACGACTATCACCGAGAAATACGACCCGGAGATCTCTGAGCTGTTCGATATCGGTTATGCGGTGGACCAAAGGCGTCATGACAAAAGGCTGCGCTCAGTTCCAATTGCGGTCGCCGTTACCGGGGAATCTCGTAATGTAGTCTCCTTCCGCACactggaagaagaaatttTGGAGTTGAGTTCTCCACAGAAGCTAGCATTTCGTGCTCCATCAATCAGTCACATCGAAATGTCTGAATGGTCCAATTGTGGGGCACCGGTACGTCAAGTACACTTTGCACGTCCCTTGGAGGAGAAGCCTTTGTTCATGGCCGCTCGTCTCGCCACGATGACCACAATATTCCGACCTCTTTACCACTGGGACCCTGTACCTATGCATTTCCCGGAAGATACTATGCTGGGATCTACCGCCCCTTTAAAAAACTCTCGACTAGATGCAAATCCCATCGCGCAGGTATTGGTGTCGCGAACAGGTGGCTTCTCACATGCCGATGTGACCTTCAACCCCTGGTACCAGAGACAATTCGCCATTGTGGATACCAGAGGCAAGTGGAGTGTCTGGGAAATCACCGGTAGGCAGCGGCTCCAGCAGTCTACCTGGGCCGTTGAGCTCGTCAAATCAGGCTCTTTGCCCTTGCGGGATTATAAAGGCAAACAAGGTTGCCCCCGGGTTGATGGCTGGGCATCTATCGAGTGGATCCATAATGTTGGATCGGTAGTTGTCTCCAATCGTCGCAGTGCCATAATCTATGCCTTCACAGACAACCAGATTCCGCCACGTACGGTTGAGCTTGGAATGGCAAAGCAGTCCGAGTGGGTTCTAGACGTTCAAAGAAACCCACGCAAGCCATCACAGTTCTGCGTCCTGACGACAACTCGAATATCGTGGTTTGACGTCGGAGCCCTACCAAGCGAAGATGATACAAGTCTTTCTTTATACCCTCAAGTGTCCTGGAGGCACTTTCGAGACCCCGAAGACACAACTTTGCGACTTAGTGACATAGTCGTATATCAAG ATTTGTATCTCGTTCTATATTCGCAGATCACCCCGCTGGTGCAATTATTTCCAAGTCCCTTTATATCCAACGAATATACCGAATGTGTGTCTGTACCCGATCCCCTAGTGTTCGATGTATCCCTATTGGATGAGAGACTGCCAACTAAACCTGAGTCTGTTGTGCGATTCTCGAGATTCGTATTTAGAGAGATTGCCCACTCTGTTTCACCACTGGGCCGGAATTTCTACAACACCCACTTGCCATTGATCAAGCTTTTCTGGATGGATTCGGCTTTTGCTGTTCATGAATCCACTTTCAAGGGTCCACGAGGAGATCCAGACGAGCCGGACTTGTTTCGTGAAAATAGTGTCTTGCGATTAAGAAGGCGTTATGCTCCGACATCGTACATCAGACCCACTGATGATTTTCTGGTGAATGATTGGGACGAATCAGCCACAAAGAAAACGATTGTTCGTCGCTGCAAGCCTAAAATGAGCCGCTTTGATCCAAGGTCGGACTTGCAGTGGACATTAGATTTTTCTGGCGTCTACAGAATAGCGACGGGGAAGCTGGAAGTTCGTCGAAAAAGGCAAAAGAAGAGACTGAGGCCCAGACCAAGGACACTTGGTGGATTGATGGCACTTCTACAAAGCGAAATGGAGAATGGATCAAAGCGGCCTCCAGGCAGGACGATTGTTGAAATGACCGGCAAGAGGCTTTTGGCTGAGGGTCTTGATGAAAGTGCAGATGATGTGAAACGGCTCATTGCAGCGCTCGTGCCCGAGCACGCGGACCCCGACGCTCACTGCCGGTATATGCTTCTACCAGTCCCATCCTCAAATGGGAGTTATGGCATGCCGGCCAGACTGTCAGGCGAAGCAGACAGGGATCTTCTCAATACCTATGATCGAATGATCGATGATTGGATGTCCACCCTGCCTTGTACCATCTCCGTGCAGACACGACTTATGAAAGAGAAACTCATTCGGAGAGTTGCTGCCGATCTCATCCTTTCACGCTTAATCAAAATCTCTACCTCATTAGATAGCGTCATACTATCCAAGCCTGCAGATCCGGTCGAGGAACGAGCAATTCAGAAGGCAAATGAGAAGGCCGCGGCACAGAATAAATACCAATCGAGCTACTTCGCATTATTGTCATCACAGACTGCAAGCCAGGCCAAAAGCCGAACGTTTGGATCTAGACGGGACACTATGCCcgtccagcaatccaagtaCACTGCTGTCCCAGTCCTGGGTGGTctctcagcattcatcacATTCAAGACCCCACGTCCAACACCACGGAAGGTGGCAAACCTCCTCTCCCATTGGCCGGTGGGAACTAACCCCCAAAATCATACATGGGACAGGATCGATGACGAGGAGAAGCGGAATTTGAAGCGCACATCCAAGAATGGACGGAAGAAGCGCTCACAGACTCGCGACCCAACCCTCCCTTCGACTCCGACAGTCCCCATGGTCCGAGCATGGGGCAGTCAGCCAGTTGCACCTCCCCGAGTGAATATCAATAGTAGTCAACTCGATGGTATGCCGATGACCCAGATGGAGCGGGGGGTTTTTGGAACTCGTACAGTCAAGAAgccgaaaaagaagaagaagagacaAGCTGGATTTTAG
- a CDS encoding putative kinetochore protein spc25 gives MTSSFEPSLSTSGMRPPLASADAPSMADSLPNINFGFEDLRNTMAQFTVRFDAFIERGRKRVLEERNQFHINLAEYEEDERMRQRDIEILNLKSQTHEQTLQKEAAEAAEMHAAISSITLERDSRLAKRDRLKQQIAETQKAINQKVEAQKSHARHLDAQSRLNFPELEFWQDYLCIRIEGAGREDRLKFVYSHLLEKDWEAEAWFELGTVSRDYEVFHTRPKVDRNGLEHVVDLVNDDRDFGAFLKRMRKLFIEAMN, from the exons ATGACTTCTTCATTCGAACCGTCGCTCTCGACAAGTGGCATGCGCCCACCGCTCGCCTCGGCGGATGCGCCGTCAATGGCAGACTCACTGCCCAATATCAACTTTGGATTCGAGGACCTGCGCAATACCATGGCACAATTCACAGTGAGGTTCGACGCATTTATTGAACGCGGTCGCAAACGAGTCTTGGAGGAACGAAACCAGTTCCACATTAATCTGGCTGAATATGAAG AGGATGAGCGCATGCGACAGCGTGATATCGAAATTCTCAATCTCAAATCACAAACTCACGAACAAACTCTCCAAAAGGAAGCTGCTGAGGCTGCTGAAATGCACGCAGCTATCTCATCTATCACTTTGGAACGCGATTCCCGGCTCGCCAAACGCGACCGCCTAAAGCAGCAAATCGCCGAGACTCAGAAGGCTATCAATCAAAAAGTCGAGGCACAAAAGTCTCACGCACGACATTTAGATGCGCAATCTCGTCTCAATTTCCCAGAGTTGGAGTTTTGGCAGGATTACCTTTGTATTCGAATTGAAGGCGCCGGTCGTGAGGACCGATTAAAATTTGTCTACAGCCATCTATTGGAGAAAGACTGGGAGGCGGAGGCTTGGTTTGAATTGGGCACTGTCAGTCGCGACTATGAGGTTTTCCATACGCGCCCCAAGGTTGACCGGAATGGTTTGGAGCATGTGGTAGATCTCGTCAATGATGACCGTGACTTTGGGGCGTTCTTGAAGCGGATGCGCAAGTTGTTTATTGAGGCGAtgaactaa
- a CDS encoding Meiotic recombination protein Ski8/Rec14, putative: MSKQYLSRGSVDNAHIVDIFSLAITEKQILSTSGASSIKVHSTTDADFPLVQSIDGAHTIGCHHIVTNGNGSRAITAGFDGEIKAWSCQDGHWAADTKLTADLTGADAWAIALSEDGQYLAGVTQEGRINVWDLAADGTRIRDHETKGSFGTCIDLSPDGRLIASGHEDGAVYIFTTETGRMPFSVSGLVNPVRAVAFSPKSKILAAAGDSKVIVLYDTSSGEQIANLSGHSAWVLSLSWSDTGEYLLSSSFDGKVKVWSMETKTCVATHSETDKAIWNAKWLPKIGKTEGFATAGANRSIAFYREATG, translated from the exons ATG TCGAAACAATACCTCTCAAGAGGTTCTGTGGACAATG CGCACATTGTTGATATCTTCTCCCTGGCTATAACAGAAAAGCAAATTCTGTCTACTTCGGGTGCCTCATCTATCAAAGTCCATTCCACCACGGACGCTGACTTCCCCTTGGTGCAGTCCATTGATGGTGCCCACACCATTGGCTGCCATCACATCGTGACCAATGGGAATGGCTCCCGTGCAATCACCGCTGGGTTTGATGGCGAAATCAAGGCCTGGTCTTGTCAGGACGGCCATTGGGCTGCAGACACAAAACTGACTG CCGACCTCACAGGTGCCGATGCCTGGGCCATAGCTCTCTCCGAAGACGGCCAGTATCTTGCTGGTGTCACGCAGGAGGGGCGTATTAATGTATGGGACTTGGCTGCCGATGGCACTCGGATCAGAGACCACGAAACCAAAGGCAGCTTTGGTACTTGTATCGACCTG TCCCCCGATGGTCGGTTGATTGCTTCAGGCCATGAAGACGGCGCAGTCTACATCTTCACCACTGAAACGGGCCGCATGCCGTTCTCTGTGTCAG GCTTGGTCAATCCCGTACGAGCTGTGGCTTTTTCGCCCAAAAGTAAGATTCTTGCAGCTGCTGGCGACTCTAAAGTCATTGTGCTGTACGATACTTCCTCTGGCGAACAAATTGCCAATCTCTCAGGACACTCTGCCTGGGTCTTGTCCCTTTCCTGGAGCGACACCGGCGAGTACCTTCTGAGCAG TTCGTTTGACGGTAAGGTCAAGGTTTGGTCCATGGAGACCAAGACCTGTGTCGCTACACACTCAGAAACAGACAAAGCCATTTGGAACGCAAAGTGGCTTCCCAAGATTGGCAAAACAGAGGGGTTTGCCACCGCTGGCGCAAACCGTAGCATTGCATTCTACCGCGAGGCTACTGGGTAA